ATCCTTTATACAAAAAGCCTTTTTTGTAAAGCTCTTTCAAAAGGTACCATACAGACTCTATGTATTCTTTTTCAAACGTGATATAAGGATTGTCAAGGTCAACCCAATAACCCATCTTTTCAGTAAGGTCATCCCACTGTGATTTATATTTCATCACAGCTTCGCGGCATTTCTGATTGTATTCTTCTACAGATATTTTTTTACCGATATCTTCTTTAGTGATACCAAGCTCTTTCTCAACCTGAAGCTCAACCGGAAGACCGTGTGTATCCCAGCCTCCTTTTCTTTTTACCTGAAATCCTTTTAATGTTTTATAGCGGCAGAAAATATCCTTTACGGTTCTTGCCATTACGTGGTGAATACCGGGAGTACCATTTGCAGAAGGAGGACCTTCATAAAATGTAAAACTTGGAGCACCTTCTCTGCTCGTTACGGATTGTTCGAAAACCTTATGCTGCTTCCAGTAAGAAAGTACTTCTTCTCCTACTTTTGCAAGATCGACGTTCTTGTATTCCCTGTACTTCACTTTGTTAATTATTTCTTTAATTCTTAAAAATTCTAATTCAAGAGTCGGATGTCTTAGTCTGCTTTTTCAGACATTTTTCAATGTCACTGCAAGCAGCAACTCATTGTAAATAAATGCATTTGTCTGATCGTCAGATTTGGCATCCCCTTGTATCTTCAGGATCAGTTATATATAACCTGTTTTGAAGAACGCAAAGGTAATCAATTTTAGGTTAAATGAGCTTTTTGAACAGAATTGATCACATTTTTTAACCATTTTCAGGTTAAAATGGTGCAATTAAAGTGATGGGCTTCCGTAATTGGGATAAGTGTTTTGAGAATGGGAGAGGGGAGTTTTAAATTTCAAACCTGTTAATTTAATTTAAGTATTTGATTTTTAATAGATAAATGCCTAATTGGCGCTTTTCTTTTTTTTACTTTCTTTAAACGCTGTTGGATGTGAATTGGCGGGATCCTGCCTTAAAAGTTGTACAAGAATCTGGTATAGCTGGGGAACTTCTACCCTGAATTCTTCCGGCTTCTCGAAAAAATATTCTACAGATACAGCAAATAACTCTTCAATGTTAGTTGCAGCGTATTTACGGATAAAGTGCGTTTTATCTTTTTTGATTTCGTTTATTTCTGTTTTCCCTATTTTGAAAAAGCGCACAAGATCTTTGTAATCAAACAGACTATTCCCTTCAAAATCATCATCATCGTCATACATGTCTGCAAGTTTTACAGCATGTGCCATTTCGTGAAGGCCAACATTCAGGCCATCATCGGGGATTTCATAACCTTTCTGAAAATGCTGCCATGACAATACAATTGCGCCATCTGTCTGCACTTCACCTA
The Sporocytophaga myxococcoides DSM 11118 genome window above contains:
- a CDS encoding zinc-dependent peptidase — protein: MVLAALFIIIFLITTCIFLYETIGGKILSLGEWILTRFVKLNPVQIHILEFNFRYYQKLSSENKLKFQRRVKFFLLNKKFYPQGGMNITEEMKIMIGACFVQLTFGLRPVKLRHFSRFYIYPTRYFSKITNLHHVGEVQTDGAIVLSWQHFQKGYEIPDDGLNVGLHEMAHAVKLADMYDDDDDFEGNSLFDYKDLVRFFKIGKTEINEIKKDKTHFIRKYAATNIEELFAVSVEYFFEKPEEFRVEVPQLYQILVQLLRQDPANSHPTAFKESKKKKSAN